One Phycisphaera mikurensis NBRC 102666 DNA window includes the following coding sequences:
- a CDS encoding DUF1559 family PulG-like putative transporter, with protein sequence MRNPRPGFTLIELLVVISIIALLIGILLPALGAARGAARSSQSLSNLRQIGIALTAYAVERKDFLPMHSSSTGSSTVTAGGMSTKPRWVDYLFPFMPAVEAFRSPSLTEREVDAGFTKIFFHELSTTPAEQAARTAVTPVADPTVAAGDDVARHGGYGYNFRYLGNARSTPTFHARLGREIRDESGTIALGDTAGSRNGVASAEPGDGGKAVYALDAPAPPVGSERGRSGSVGDPLPYYESGPAENVAGYDPEHPWLYRSAPATRNQGGVAGFTYLDGHGSMSAPAAVDDLDGDGTADNDAFDG encoded by the coding sequence ATGCGAAACCCTCGCCCCGGCTTCACGCTCATCGAGCTCCTCGTCGTCATCTCGATCATCGCCCTGCTGATCGGCATCCTCCTGCCCGCGCTCGGGGCCGCCCGCGGCGCCGCACGCTCGTCGCAGTCGCTGTCGAACCTCCGGCAGATCGGCATCGCCCTCACCGCGTACGCGGTGGAGCGGAAGGACTTCCTGCCGATGCACTCGTCCTCGACGGGCTCCTCCACCGTGACCGCCGGAGGCATGAGCACCAAGCCGAGGTGGGTGGATTACCTCTTCCCCTTCATGCCGGCGGTCGAGGCCTTCCGCTCGCCGTCGCTGACGGAGCGGGAGGTCGACGCGGGCTTCACCAAGATCTTCTTCCACGAGCTGTCGACGACGCCGGCAGAGCAGGCGGCGCGGACTGCGGTCACCCCCGTGGCCGACCCGACCGTCGCCGCCGGCGACGACGTCGCTCGGCACGGCGGCTACGGCTACAACTTCCGGTACCTGGGCAACGCCCGCTCCACGCCCACCTTCCACGCCCGCCTCGGCCGCGAGATCCGCGACGAGTCCGGCACGATCGCGCTGGGCGACACCGCCGGCTCGCGCAACGGTGTTGCCTCGGCCGAGCCGGGCGACGGCGGAAAGGCCGTCTACGCGCTGGACGCACCCGCGCCGCCCGTGGGCTCCGAGCGTGGCCGCTCCGGGAGCGTCGGCGACCCGCTGCCCTACTACGAGAGCGGGCCGGCGGAGAACGTCGCCGGCTACGACCCCGAGCACCCCTGGCTCTACCGCTCCGCCCCGGCGACACGGAACCAGGGCGGCGTCGCCGGGTTCACGTACCTCGACGGCCACGGCTCGATGAGCGCCCCCGCGGCCGTGGACGACCTCGACGGCGACGGCACCGCCGACAACGACGCGTTCGACGGCTGA
- a CDS encoding CvpA family protein, with translation MILNILVLVLVLAMAIFWSTQGLFSAFIHLVATVVAGAIAFAVWEPVTLGLLLDPLTSWAWATGLLLPFALALIVLRILSNKVIGGNLKLPSLADQGLAGLVGAVSGVLTAGVCLLGVSFLPLGPALLGYQPVEVQTTARLGPPTNDAVTTSLWIPVDRLTADFFAFASTHGFSSHRPLGLLRPDLDEAAARFRIGQFYDPNASLVANPSTVAVEAVRVYDGELPAEVPALLGQFIAESAPTRNGDRLVLVTTRWEALKDTATFDEGILRLPPVQTVLLAAPPAGPLAMHLPVGWSKKPVTSSTAAFYGVVDNRSYASSELPEETITFVYAIPENQDPVYFETRMLRIPLGEPEQGAAGDGAVVADLLGEPAIEAGEEGDAGGGPGVNVSPQNAAAAAAVGEPVGNAALKALSIEATNRLPGRISINAASGLDVEEKEVISGRQNVQKGDRTATVDSIRTPPGQVMVRLELSPMSTSQALPTRVVAKVAGGDGRYKLVDTRGNEFFARATVWQKDAGEQEIHVTDRLDNAADLPINRLQDGDRLFAYFAMPDGLVLDRFVVGTMEQDVDFTVGE, from the coding sequence ATGATCCTCAACATCCTCGTCCTCGTCCTCGTCCTCGCGATGGCCATCTTCTGGTCGACGCAGGGGCTGTTCAGCGCCTTCATCCACCTGGTCGCGACGGTGGTCGCCGGCGCGATCGCTTTCGCGGTGTGGGAGCCGGTGACGCTGGGGCTGTTGCTCGATCCGCTCACGTCGTGGGCGTGGGCGACCGGGCTGCTGCTGCCCTTCGCGCTGGCGCTGATCGTGTTGCGGATCCTCAGCAACAAGGTGATCGGCGGCAACCTGAAGCTGCCGAGCCTCGCCGACCAGGGCCTCGCCGGCCTCGTCGGGGCGGTCAGCGGCGTCCTGACGGCGGGCGTGTGCCTGCTGGGGGTGTCGTTCCTGCCGCTGGGCCCGGCGCTGCTGGGCTACCAGCCCGTGGAGGTGCAGACCACCGCGCGCCTCGGCCCGCCCACCAACGACGCCGTGACGACCTCGCTCTGGATCCCGGTGGACCGGCTGACCGCCGACTTCTTCGCCTTCGCGTCCACCCACGGATTCTCGAGCCACCGCCCCCTGGGCCTGCTGCGGCCGGATCTCGACGAGGCGGCGGCGCGATTCCGCATCGGCCAGTTCTACGACCCCAACGCCTCGCTCGTGGCCAACCCATCGACCGTCGCGGTCGAGGCGGTCCGGGTCTACGACGGCGAGCTGCCCGCCGAGGTGCCGGCGCTGCTGGGGCAGTTCATCGCCGAGTCGGCCCCGACCCGCAACGGCGACCGGCTCGTGCTGGTGACCACGCGGTGGGAGGCGCTCAAGGACACGGCCACCTTCGACGAGGGCATCCTCCGGCTCCCGCCGGTGCAGACCGTGCTGCTCGCGGCGCCCCCGGCCGGGCCGCTCGCCATGCACCTGCCGGTGGGCTGGAGCAAGAAGCCGGTGACCTCCAGCACCGCCGCGTTCTACGGCGTGGTGGACAACCGCAGCTACGCGAGCAGCGAGCTGCCCGAGGAGACGATCACCTTCGTCTACGCGATCCCCGAGAACCAGGACCCCGTGTACTTCGAGACCCGGATGCTGCGGATCCCGCTGGGCGAGCCGGAGCAGGGCGCCGCCGGGGACGGAGCGGTCGTGGCCGACCTGCTCGGGGAACCGGCCATCGAGGCCGGCGAAGAGGGCGACGCGGGCGGCGGGCCCGGCGTCAACGTCTCGCCGCAGAACGCCGCGGCCGCGGCGGCGGTGGGCGAGCCCGTCGGCAACGCCGCCTTGAAGGCGCTGTCGATCGAGGCGACGAACAGGCTGCCGGGTCGCATCTCCATCAACGCGGCGAGCGGGCTCGACGTGGAAGAGAAGGAGGTGATCTCCGGGCGGCAGAACGTGCAAAAAGGCGACCGCACCGCGACGGTCGACTCCATCCGCACGCCGCCGGGCCAGGTCATGGTCCGCCTGGAGCTGTCGCCGATGAGCACCAGCCAGGCATTGCCCACGCGGGTCGTCGCGAAAGTCGCCGGGGGGGACGGCCGGTACAAGCTCGTGGACACCCGCGGGAACGAGTTCTTCGCCCGTGCCACCGTGTGGCAGAAGGACGCCGGCGAGCAGGAGATCCACGTGACCGACCGCCTCGACAACGCGGCAGACCTCCCGATCAACCGCCTCCAGGACGGCGACCGGCTGTTCGCCTACTTCGCCATGCCCGACGGGCTCGTGCTTGACCGGTTCGTGGTCGGCACGATGGAGCAGGACGTCGACTTCACGGTGGGGGAGTGA
- a CDS encoding Mur ligase family protein: MVLGLGRFGGGVGVVGFLAERGFSVEVVDDADRASLAASEATVRGSCSSLRLGPGSSDAAAAEIGGAALLVVNPAVKPGHPLWAAAEAAGVPVTTEIGLLVSVLPEGVDVVGITGSAGKSTTSSMAAVVSETGGGTGRVWLGGNLGGSLLSGVAAFADADTFVLELSSFMCFHLDRLGWSPGVAVLTNLSPNHLDWHGGFAAYAAAKRALFAHQQPGDRAVLPAGMETSFVRRGVEVVPVEAPPADLPLLRVPGEHNRLNAAFALAAAEPRTASKKARDARRSAALEALAGFAGLPHRLQAVPVTTGWPAGVRAFDDSKATTPEAAALALQAFEPGVVRVILGGADKGSDLAPLARSAARHAAGVYAIGRTGDAIADAAGGGPAVVRRCGTLAGAVDAIRGDARPGDVVLLSPGCASWDQFPNYEARGAAFATSL, encoded by the coding sequence GTGGTGCTCGGGCTCGGCCGCTTCGGGGGCGGCGTGGGGGTGGTGGGCTTTCTCGCGGAGCGAGGGTTCTCGGTGGAGGTGGTCGACGACGCGGACCGGGCGTCGCTGGCGGCTTCGGAGGCGACGGTCCGCGGGTCGTGCTCCAGCCTGCGGCTGGGGCCCGGCAGCTCGGACGCCGCGGCGGCCGAGATCGGCGGGGCGGCGCTGCTGGTCGTCAACCCGGCGGTGAAGCCGGGGCACCCGCTGTGGGCGGCGGCGGAGGCGGCGGGCGTGCCGGTGACCACGGAGATCGGGCTGCTGGTGTCGGTGCTGCCGGAGGGCGTGGACGTCGTCGGCATCACCGGTTCCGCCGGGAAGAGCACGACCTCAAGCATGGCGGCGGTGGTTTCGGAGACCGGCGGCGGAACCGGCCGCGTGTGGCTCGGCGGCAACCTCGGCGGATCGCTGCTCTCCGGCGTCGCGGCGTTCGCGGACGCGGACACGTTCGTGCTCGAGCTCTCCAGCTTCATGTGCTTCCACCTCGACCGGCTCGGCTGGTCGCCAGGCGTCGCGGTGCTCACGAACCTCTCGCCGAATCACCTCGACTGGCACGGCGGCTTCGCCGCCTACGCCGCGGCGAAGAGGGCGCTCTTCGCGCATCAGCAGCCCGGGGACCGCGCGGTGCTGCCCGCCGGCATGGAGACGTCCTTCGTACGCCGCGGCGTGGAGGTCGTGCCGGTGGAGGCTCCTCCAGCGGATCTCCCTCTGCTGCGGGTGCCCGGCGAGCACAACCGGCTCAACGCGGCTTTCGCCCTCGCCGCCGCGGAGCCGCGGACCGCGAGCAAAAAGGCCCGCGACGCCCGACGGTCCGCGGCGCTGGAGGCGCTGGCCGGCTTCGCGGGGCTGCCGCACCGGCTGCAGGCGGTGCCGGTGACGACAGGCTGGCCCGCGGGCGTGCGGGCGTTCGACGACTCCAAGGCGACGACGCCGGAGGCGGCGGCGCTCGCCCTGCAAGCCTTCGAGCCCGGTGTCGTGCGGGTGATCCTCGGCGGGGCGGACAAGGGCAGCGACCTCGCTCCGCTCGCCCGCTCCGCGGCCCGACACGCGGCGGGCGTCTACGCGATCGGCCGCACCGGCGACGCCATCGCCGACGCCGCGGGAGGCGGCCCGGCGGTCGTCCGCCGCTGCGGGACGCTTGCCGGCGCCGTCGACGCGATCCGCGGCGACGCCCGGCCGGGCGACGTCGTGCTCCTCTCCCCCGGCTGCGCTTCCTGGGACCAGTTCCCCAACTACGAGGCGCGGGGCGCCGCCTTCGCGACGAGCCTCTGA